One region of Armigeres subalbatus isolate Guangzhou_Male chromosome 3, GZ_Asu_2, whole genome shotgun sequence genomic DNA includes:
- the LOC134224920 gene encoding uncharacterized protein LOC134224920 — translation MTKCGAISYLYSVHPEHTLAVVSSSTSRRTRAHHMLSMVVSRILRCSRPTSYDMIRFDRKVGRHPICDDCQSGMHRNAIQAVALPRFCLYMSLWSYKPLCTWWRLERRSNDTVGDSR, via the exons ATGACAAAGTGCGGCGCGATTTCTTATTTGTATTCCGTACATCCAGAACACACCCTTGCCGTCGTTT CCAGCAGCACCAGCAGAAGAACCAGAGCTCATCACATGTTGTCGATGGTGGTTAGTCGGATCCTGCGCTGTTCGCGTCCAACATCGTACGATATGATACGATTCGATAGGAAGGTCGGCCGCCACCCGATATG CGACGATTGTCAGTCGGGAATGCATCGGAATGCAATCCAAGCTGTTGCACTTCCTAGGTTCTGTCTCTACATGTCTTTGTGGAGCTACAAGCCGTTGTGCACTTGGTGGAGATTGGAGAGAAGATCGAACGATACAGTCGGGGATTCCCGTTAA